Part of the Lichenicola cladoniae genome is shown below.
CTCGATGGTCGGCCTCGGAACCGTGCTCGCCGCCTATGCGGCACCCTATGGGGTGGTGGCCGCGTTCGCGGCGCCGATGGCGGCCGGCCTCCTGGTCGGGCTGATCGACGGCCTGCTGATCGTGAAGGCCCGCATGGCGCCGTTCATCGTGACGCTGGCCGCCCTGCTGGCGCTCAAGGGCCTGGCGGTCATGCTGGCCGGCGAGAGCCTGGTCATCGCCGATCCCGGCTGGTTCGGGCGCATCGCCAACGGCCAGTGGCTGGGCGTCGGCAACCTGATGGCGATCCTGTTCGTGGCCTACGGCATCGCGGCCCTGGTGCTGAACCGCACGCGGTTCGGCGCGGCGGTGTTCGCCATCGGCGGCAACGAGGAAGCCGCGCGGATGCTCGGGGTGCGGGTCGAGCGGGTCAAGATCGCCACCTATTGCGTGTCGGGCACGCTGGCCGGGCTGGCCGGCGCCTTGCTGGCGGCGCGGCTATCCTCGGGCCTGTCCTCGGCCGGAACCGGCTACGAGCTGCAATCCATCGCGGCCGCGGTGATCGGCGGCGTGCTGCTGACCGGCGGGGTCGGCACGATGCTGGGCGCGCTGTCGGGCGTGCTGCTGCTCGGCGTGATCGAGAACGTGATCAACCAGATCGGCTCGCTCAGCGCCGCCTACCAGGGACTGGCCAGCGGCGCCTTCCTGCTGCTGG
Proteins encoded:
- a CDS encoding ABC transporter permease; the encoded protein is MSGVVVAPARNPGETRQRMVALVQSRGAIVVLVVAALAAGLAFPSFLRPGNVNDIIIAASFLGLVAIGQTLVVIMGGFDLSVGSMVGLGTVLAAYAAPYGVVAAFAAPMAAGLLVGLIDGLLIVKARMAPFIVTLAALLALKGLAVMLAGESLVIADPGWFGRIANGQWLGVGNLMAILFVAYGIAALVLNRTRFGAAVFAIGGNEEAARMLGVRVERVKIATYCVSGTLAGLAGALLAARLSSGLSSAGTGYELQSIAAAVIGGVLLTGGVGTMLGALSGVLLLGVIENVINQIGSLSAAYQGLASGAFLLLAVIVQSGLTRQRAG